From the genome of Campylobacter concisus, one region includes:
- a CDS encoding Type 1 glutamine amidotransferase-like domain-containing protein, with the protein MANIFLCSYFAEVASKINEVVKFQGKDIVFIDTAAKFEEVNFYVDEAVEILENFGAKLRRLDVSCSQSSVVSVSSQDKPFCYDKILATINECDIIYVSGGNTFYLLNELRKSCAAQAIKNAVKASKIYIGESAGAIVAAPDTKYATLMDENSANMSDFTGLNLVDFFTVPHFGCEPFVEATREIIKKFGNSCDLRPINNAEFIAL; encoded by the coding sequence ATGGCGAATATTTTTCTTTGCTCTTATTTCGCAGAGGTTGCGAGCAAGATTAATGAAGTGGTAAAATTTCAAGGCAAAGATATTGTTTTTATCGATACGGCAGCAAAATTTGAAGAGGTAAATTTTTACGTAGATGAAGCGGTGGAAATTTTAGAAAATTTTGGTGCGAAGCTAAGACGCCTTGACGTCTCTTGCTCTCAGAGTTCTGTCGTATCGGTGTCTAGTCAAGATAAGCCATTTTGCTACGATAAAATTTTAGCCACTATTAATGAGTGCGACATCATTTACGTTAGCGGCGGAAATACGTTTTATCTGCTTAATGAGCTGCGAAAATCGTGCGCCGCCCAAGCCATAAAAAATGCGGTCAAAGCGAGTAAAATTTATATCGGTGAGTCAGCAGGGGCGATCGTGGCCGCGCCAGATACGAAATATGCTACACTGATGGATGAAAATAGTGCAAATATGAGCGATTTTACAGGCTTAAATTTGGTGGATTTTTTCACAGTACCACACTTTGGTTGTGAGCCTTTTGTGGAGGCTACACGCGAGATAATTAAAAAATTTGGCAATTCTTGTGATTTGCGTCCTATAAATAATGCAGAATTTATCGCACTTTAA
- the fliS gene encoding flagellar export chaperone FliS: MNQSAYSAYAQSSFGGIESPTKLIEMLYDGILKFIFRTKKAIEAGDIEKKVYYINRTNAIFVELLNSLDYSQGDVAHYLSGLYTRQMQLLAMANIQNDVVALNEVTNVVKQLSEAWREVTSGE; this comes from the coding sequence ATGAATCAAAGTGCATATAGTGCATACGCACAGTCGAGTTTCGGGGGCATCGAGTCCCCGACTAAATTAATAGAAATGCTTTATGACGGAATTTTAAAATTTATATTTCGTACAAAAAAGGCGATAGAAGCTGGAGATATAGAGAAAAAAGTTTATTATATTAATAGGACAAACGCTATTTTTGTTGAGCTTTTAAATTCGCTTGATTATTCTCAAGGCGACGTAGCCCACTATCTTAGCGGTCTCTACACAAGACAGATGCAGCTTCTTGCTATGGCAAATATACAAAACGATGTCGTAGCTTTAAACGAAGTAACCAATGTCGTAAAGCAACTATCTGAAGCATGGAGAGAGGTAACTTCAGGTGAATAG
- the fliD gene encoding flagellar filament capping protein FliD has product MAVGNVTNLGLGTKNSGLNDDLIKKLKEADEAGQIKPLTKRLERNDLKQKDLAALKTLVSNVNVSGKTLGGEALYLKRTTNNAGKSVTASAANGVSVQNFSIDVQKLAQKDTFQSKNFKNASNLVGATNNGSFDVEIDGQKFSISVTRSTTYQDIVDKINDISRGKLQARILNVGGDKPNQIMLQSGNTGATQTIKFSNDTAGVLDKIGWDSTQFQDKDANGTLLTNPDGTPKMTSNFEKNRILKAQDAEFTYNGVNVKRSKNTFNDLRPGISITLNETGKTNVSVSQDTKEVIKAVEEFIKDYNLMTMNLGIATKYDEEKGAGTFQGVSEISSLRSNIGRLVNGQDSEGKALSKYGIVPDKDGQLQLDLNKLNAALSKDPEEIQKFFMGSSKIEPISYMGASTVSAGALDIKAGDLTINGKSVTFSTTATATAEENALKLQQAINDAGITGVTASLDKSGKRIVLKRSDGENIEVKGKNSALTALGMNEATINPVTKKTDGLFTKLAKMLDGVVGKKGTMIAMQNQLKDENESITKNKESTQKLLDEKYTTMQERFIKYNAIIASLENQFSTLKSIIDAEINSRK; this is encoded by the coding sequence ATGGCAGTAGGTAACGTAACAAATTTAGGCTTAGGTACAAAAAATAGTGGACTAAATGATGATCTTATCAAGAAATTAAAAGAAGCAGATGAGGCAGGACAGATCAAGCCTTTAACAAAAAGGCTAGAAAGAAATGATCTAAAGCAAAAAGACCTTGCAGCACTAAAAACTCTAGTTAGTAACGTAAACGTAAGTGGCAAAACACTTGGTGGAGAGGCACTTTATCTAAAAAGAACTACAAATAATGCTGGCAAAAGCGTAACAGCCTCAGCGGCAAATGGCGTTAGCGTGCAAAATTTTAGTATCGATGTGCAAAAACTTGCTCAAAAAGATACATTTCAAAGCAAAAATTTCAAAAACGCTTCAAACTTAGTAGGTGCGACAAATAACGGCTCTTTTGATGTTGAGATCGATGGACAAAAATTTTCTATTAGCGTAACTAGATCAACCACATATCAAGATATTGTAGACAAGATAAATGATATTAGTCGTGGTAAATTGCAAGCTAGAATTTTAAATGTTGGCGGAGATAAGCCAAATCAAATCATGCTTCAATCAGGCAACACTGGCGCAACACAGACTATTAAATTTTCAAATGATACAGCTGGTGTTTTAGATAAAATTGGCTGGGATAGTACGCAGTTTCAAGATAAAGATGCAAATGGCACTCTGCTAACAAATCCTGATGGCACACCAAAGATGACATCAAATTTTGAAAAAAATAGAATTTTAAAGGCACAAGATGCGGAATTTACATATAACGGAGTAAATGTAAAGAGAAGCAAAAATACCTTCAACGACTTAAGACCGGGAATTTCTATTACATTAAATGAAACTGGCAAAACAAACGTGAGCGTCTCTCAAGATACAAAAGAGGTAATAAAAGCGGTTGAAGAATTTATCAAAGACTACAACCTAATGACCATGAACCTTGGCATAGCTACAAAATATGACGAGGAAAAAGGAGCTGGCACTTTCCAAGGCGTTAGCGAAATTTCAAGCTTAAGATCAAACATTGGTCGTCTTGTAAATGGACAAGATAGCGAAGGTAAAGCATTAAGCAAATATGGCATAGTGCCTGATAAAGACGGACAGCTTCAGCTTGATCTAAATAAGCTAAATGCAGCTCTTAGCAAAGATCCTGAAGAGATTCAGAAATTTTTCATGGGATCAAGCAAGATCGAGCCAATAAGCTATATGGGAGCATCGACTGTTAGTGCTGGAGCATTAGACATAAAAGCTGGTGATCTTACGATAAACGGCAAGTCGGTTACGTTCTCAACTACTGCCACAGCCACAGCCGAAGAGAACGCACTAAAACTTCAACAAGCTATAAATGACGCTGGTATAACTGGAGTTACAGCTAGTCTTGATAAAAGTGGCAAAAGAATCGTCTTAAAAAGAAGCGATGGCGAAAATATCGAAGTAAAAGGTAAAAATTCAGCCTTAACAGCTCTAGGTATGAATGAAGCTACCATAAATCCAGTAACCAAAAAGACAGATGGGCTATTTACAAAGCTAGCTAAAATGCTTGATGGTGTCGTTGGTAAAAAAGGCACAATGATCGCTATGCAAAATCAGCTAAAAGACGAAAACGAGTCGATCACAAAAAATAAAGAGAGCACACAAAAGCTTTTAGATGAGAAATATACAACAATGCAAGAGCGCTTTATAAAGTACAACGCTATCATCGCAAGCTTAGAAAATCAGTTCTCAACACTAAAATCAATAATAGATGCAGAGATAAATAGTAGAAAATAA
- a CDS encoding FlaG family protein, with amino-acid sequence MEIFKVAANQVLDTSMSTSAQRQIDSRPIEHSDVKLSADKNNEKKDINELDGLSNEELAKRTREVTDRLNYQMQQLDTNVRFAYNEKLNLMVVQVKDAKTGEEITQLPSKEAIRISEYFKESIGILFDKES; translated from the coding sequence ATGGAAATCTTTAAGGTAGCAGCAAATCAGGTGCTAGATACGAGCATGAGCACATCTGCTCAGCGTCAAATAGACAGCAGACCTATAGAGCATTCTGATGTTAAATTAAGTGCTGATAAAAACAATGAAAAAAAAGACATTAACGAGCTAGACGGGCTTAGCAACGAAGAGCTTGCCAAAAGAACAAGAGAGGTCACCGATAGACTGAACTATCAAATGCAACAGCTTGATACTAATGTAAGATTTGCTTACAACGAGAAGCTAAATTTAATGGTTGTGCAAGTAAAAGATGCTAAAACTGGCGAAGAGATAACACAACTACCAAGCAAAGAAGCTATAAGAATAAGCGAGTATTTCAAAGAAAGTATCGGAATACTTTTTGACAAGGAGAGTTAA
- the rsmD gene encoding 16S rRNA (guanine(966)-N(2))-methyltransferase RsmD, which translates to MKLYTKISSGKFKGKRLELPSLSTTRSTKSIVKESFFNVIRDEIYSLTFIESFGGSGVMASEAVSNGAREAIAIEKDRAAFKITQNNLASLECSNLKAINGDTFSVLPDIVNSQSGKVLLYLDPPFDIRAGFDGIYEKLVNLISQLKKEKIYMIVFEHNSNFKFSDEISTYKLVKFKKFGATSLSYFQ; encoded by the coding sequence GTGAAGCTTTACACTAAAATCTCAAGTGGTAAATTTAAAGGTAAAAGGCTTGAGCTGCCAAGCCTAAGCACGACTAGAAGCACAAAAAGCATCGTAAAAGAGTCCTTCTTTAACGTCATTAGAGATGAAATTTACTCGCTTACATTTATAGAGAGCTTTGGTGGAAGTGGCGTGATGGCAAGCGAGGCCGTTAGCAACGGAGCACGTGAGGCTATCGCTATTGAAAAAGATAGAGCCGCTTTTAAGATCACACAAAACAATCTTGCTAGCCTAGAGTGCTCAAATTTAAAAGCAATAAATGGCGATACCTTTTCTGTTTTACCCGATATTGTAAATTCTCAAAGTGGCAAGGTCTTGCTCTATCTTGATCCCCCATTTGACATAAGAGCTGGCTTTGATGGCATCTACGAAAAGCTTGTAAATTTAATCTCACAGCTAAAAAAAGAGAAAATTTATATGATAGTTTTTGAACACAACAGCAACTTTAAATTTAGTGATGAAATTTCTACATATAAACTTGTAAAATTTAAAAAATTTGGAGCTACTTCGCTCTCTTACTTCCAATAA
- a CDS encoding flagellar basal body P-ring protein FlgI translates to MKKILSFVAASVIATSAFATQIKELANIVGVRDNQLIGYGLVVGLNGTGDGSTSKFTIQSLSNMLQGVNVKINPDDIKSKNAAAVMVTAKLPAFARHGDKLDVVISSIGDAKSLQGGTLLMTPLKGVDGDIYALAQGALSIGGKSVGRSGGNHPTVGSILNGALVEREVTYDIYNQDTIRLSLKDTNFKIALDIQNAINANISDDAAKAIDPRTVIVKKPDDVSIIELASAVLDLDVEYKPDEKIVVDERTGTIVSGINAVVSPVVLTHGAITIKIEPNSYDEAAQNDVNIGSDTSVAPSQNLLKISGEKTTVANVTRALNKLGATPSDIISILENLKRVGAIQVDLEII, encoded by the coding sequence ATGAAAAAAATTTTATCTTTTGTAGCAGCTTCAGTGATAGCTACTTCAGCCTTTGCTACGCAGATAAAAGAGCTTGCAAACATCGTTGGCGTAAGGGATAACCAGCTAATAGGCTACGGCCTTGTTGTCGGACTAAACGGCACAGGTGATGGCTCAACGTCAAAATTTACTATCCAGTCTCTATCAAACATGCTTCAGGGTGTAAACGTAAAGATAAATCCAGATGATATCAAGTCCAAAAATGCAGCTGCTGTTATGGTAACAGCCAAGCTTCCAGCGTTTGCAAGACATGGCGACAAGCTTGACGTCGTGATCTCATCTATCGGTGATGCAAAAAGTTTGCAAGGTGGCACTCTTCTCATGACACCACTAAAAGGTGTTGATGGTGATATTTACGCTTTGGCCCAGGGTGCTTTAAGTATCGGTGGTAAAAGTGTGGGCAGATCAGGTGGGAACCACCCAACCGTCGGTTCTATCCTAAATGGAGCTTTGGTTGAGCGAGAAGTAACTTATGACATTTACAATCAAGACACTATAAGACTAAGTCTAAAAGATACAAATTTTAAAATCGCTCTTGATATCCAAAATGCCATAAATGCAAATATTTCTGATGATGCTGCAAAGGCGATCGATCCAAGAACGGTTATCGTTAAAAAGCCAGATGATGTTAGCATTATCGAGCTTGCAAGCGCTGTGCTTGATCTTGATGTGGAGTATAAGCCAGATGAAAAGATAGTGGTTGATGAAAGAACTGGCACGATAGTAAGTGGCATAAATGCTGTGGTTAGCCCAGTTGTTTTAACGCATGGTGCAATCACAATAAAAATAGAGCCAAATAGCTACGATGAAGCAGCACAAAATGATGTAAATATAGGAAGCGATACATCTGTCGCACCTAGCCAAAATTTACTTAAAATTTCAGGCGAAAAAACTACTGTTGCAAATGTAACAAGAGCGCTAAATAAGCTTGGAGCGACACCAAGTGATATCATATCGATACTTGAAAATTTAAAGCGAGTTGGTGCGATACAAGTCGATCTGGAGATAATATAA
- a CDS encoding rod-binding protein, with protein MQIDNTLALNSYNEISTNKIKNANAKQDALLKEQTDAFEAYMVKAVLDIALKEDEHNSLYPKAAGSDIYRSMYNDAMSKALSGNLGFSELLYDFLKRDS; from the coding sequence ATGCAAATAGATAACACCTTAGCGCTAAATTCATACAATGAAATTTCTACAAATAAGATAAAAAACGCAAATGCTAAACAAGATGCACTTTTAAAAGAGCAAACTGATGCGTTTGAGGCATATATGGTAAAGGCTGTTCTTGATATTGCTTTAAAAGAAGACGAGCACAACTCGCTATATCCAAAGGCTGCTGGTAGCGACATTTATAGGTCAATGTATAACGATGCAATGAGTAAAGCATTGAGCGGAAATCTTGGTTTTTCAGAACTTTTGTACGATTTTTTAAAGAGAGACTCTTAA
- a CDS encoding flagellar biosynthesis anti-sigma factor FlgM, whose amino-acid sequence MITPLNQRPNFQANTLNKNSDAKVETQSKEVRTNENAKLKEIADAIANGTYQVDISKTARAVADALL is encoded by the coding sequence ATGATAACACCTTTGAATCAAAGACCAAATTTTCAGGCAAATACGCTAAATAAAAATAGCGATGCCAAAGTCGAAACTCAGAGTAAAGAAGTAAGAACAAACGAAAACGCAAAGCTAAAAGAGATAGCTGATGCCATAGCAAATGGCACTTATCAGGTTGATATCTCAAAAACGGCTAGGGCTGTGGCTGATGCGCTGCTGTAA
- the flgN gene encoding flagellar export chaperone FlgN has protein sequence MIKKLLDEAIGELDELINLTIQDIANIKEAKHSSVDESVKKKNALVRAFEDTKRALDKELLKVSKESGTTTLASVLDDEVKSKLVLMRSKLENLHKVNKEYARHVVAVKEFFDSLNEKIFGTKTSEYGQDGNSIDNNFYKSRV, from the coding sequence ATGATAAAAAAGCTTTTGGACGAGGCTATAGGCGAGCTTGATGAGCTCATAAATTTAACCATACAAGATATCGCAAATATAAAAGAGGCTAAGCACTCAAGCGTTGATGAGAGTGTAAAGAAAAAAAATGCCTTAGTTCGTGCATTTGAAGATACAAAAAGAGCACTAGATAAAGAGCTTTTAAAGGTATCAAAAGAGAGCGGTACGACTACACTTGCTAGTGTTTTAGACGATGAAGTGAAGTCAAAGCTTGTACTTATGCGTTCAAAGCTTGAAAATTTACATAAAGTTAATAAAGAATATGCAAGACATGTTGTTGCTGTTAAAGAATTTTTTGACTCACTTAATGAAAAAATTTTTGGAACTAAAACGAGTGAATACGGCCAAGATGGAAATAGCATAGATAATAATTTTTATAAATCAAGGGTTTAA
- the flgK gene encoding flagellar hook-associated protein FlgK, producing the protein MANIFMSLGTGVSGLNAAQLQISTTGNNIANADSNYYTRQRVVQSASPAMNTVPGGVGTGTQVDTITRLHDEFAYSRLKYSSSNLENTAYKQRILQEATKYFPDLKDNGMVKDIQEYFSAWNNFASNPNAGAQKVNLINKASVLTASINRSSKMLYDMHEKIDETIKININEINSLGRQIANINKQIQRIESGADAGIKINANDLRDKRDELELAMSKLVNTAVYKSDLKSNSRVDTGITDQGKYYNLNIGGVSIVDGVNFHEISMSSTESGRYTKIYYEREDGRRIPMEEKITGGKIGAALDLRGRNYEPDNDKFSDGTIQKYIDNLNTFSKTLITSTNNIYAESAVEISNSDPISYLEGDKTLMNHDNSIRNGSFEAIVYDNKGNIVARKTINVNGTTTMNDTRYGNSIVKDFNSNSDDNKDNNMLNDVDDFFEASYFYDKNTQKGTFSLIPKQAQGLYSISIVDHGTNFPGAVGINRFFSGTDSNSIGINQNFTQDHTKLRAYSKPVIGNNEVANKMIQLQYQKQTFYSSGIALDRDETIEGYYRYLTTDMASDTEANNTIHDTNTSLQKTAEEEFQSTSGVDTNEELTNLIRFQASYGAAAKIITTVDQMLDTLLSLKQ; encoded by the coding sequence ATGGCTAATATTTTTATGTCATTAGGCACGGGTGTTTCAGGACTAAATGCGGCCCAGCTTCAAATAAGTACAACCGGAAATAATATCGCAAACGCTGATAGCAACTACTATACAAGGCAGCGTGTTGTCCAATCCGCATCTCCAGCGATGAATACAGTACCTGGCGGAGTTGGTACAGGCACGCAAGTAGATACTATAACAAGACTTCATGATGAGTTTGCCTACTCAAGACTAAAATACTCATCGTCAAATTTAGAAAACACAGCCTATAAACAAAGAATTTTGCAAGAAGCTACAAAATATTTTCCTGATCTAAAAGATAATGGAATGGTGAAAGATATTCAGGAGTATTTTTCCGCGTGGAATAACTTTGCTTCAAATCCTAATGCAGGTGCTCAGAAAGTAAATTTGATAAATAAAGCAAGTGTATTGACTGCAAGTATTAACCGCTCGTCAAAGATGCTTTATGATATGCATGAAAAGATTGATGAAACAATAAAAATAAATATAAATGAGATAAATTCGCTAGGCAGGCAAATAGCAAATATTAATAAGCAAATCCAAAGAATAGAATCAGGCGCGGATGCTGGTATAAAAATAAATGCAAATGATCTTCGTGATAAACGTGATGAGCTTGAGCTTGCTATGTCAAAGCTGGTAAATACGGCAGTTTATAAAAGCGATCTAAAGAGCAATTCTAGGGTAGATACAGGAATAACAGATCAAGGAAAATACTACAATCTAAACATTGGCGGTGTAAGTATCGTTGATGGTGTAAATTTTCATGAAATTTCTATGAGTTCAACCGAAAGTGGAAGATATACAAAAATTTATTATGAAAGAGAAGATGGTAGAAGAATCCCAATGGAGGAAAAGATTACAGGTGGTAAAATTGGAGCTGCACTTGATCTTAGGGGTAGAAACTACGAGCCAGATAATGATAAATTTAGTGACGGAACGATCCAAAAATACATTGATAATTTAAATACATTTAGTAAAACATTGATAACAAGTACAAATAATATCTATGCCGAATCCGCAGTTGAAATTTCTAACTCAGATCCGATAAGTTATTTAGAAGGCGATAAGACATTGATGAATCATGATAATAGTATAAGAAACGGAAGTTTTGAAGCTATTGTTTATGATAACAAAGGCAATATCGTGGCTAGAAAAACTATAAATGTAAATGGTACGACGACGATGAATGATACAAGATATGGTAACTCTATCGTCAAAGACTTTAACTCAAACTCAGATGACAATAAAGACAATAATATGCTAAATGACGTTGATGACTTTTTTGAGGCGTCATATTTTTATGATAAAAATACTCAAAAAGGTACATTTTCTCTCATTCCAAAACAAGCTCAAGGGCTTTATAGTATATCGATAGTCGATCACGGTACAAATTTTCCAGGCGCTGTTGGCATAAATAGATTTTTTTCAGGTACTGACTCAAATAGTATCGGCATAAATCAAAATTTTACCCAAGACCACACAAAGCTTCGTGCCTATTCAAAGCCAGTTATCGGAAATAATGAAGTTGCTAATAAAATGATCCAGCTTCAGTATCAAAAGCAGACCTTTTACTCAAGTGGTATAGCGCTTGATAGAGATGAGACGATTGAGGGATATTACCGCTATCTTACGACTGACATGGCGAGTGATACAGAGGCAAATAATACGATCCACGATACAAATACATCTTTACAAAAGACAGCTGAAGAGGAATTTCAATCAACAAGTGGCGTAGATACGAACGAAGAGCTTACAAATTTGATCCGCTTTCAAGCAAGTTACGGCGCAGCGGCAAAGATCATCACGACAGTTGATCAAATGCTTGACACGCTTCTTTCACTAAAACAATGA
- a CDS encoding TIGR02757 family protein, translating into MSELKSLLDSHVLSKNTNLGLFEAPDPLQVATKFKEPNIALICALFAYGNAKMIVKFLNSLDFNLLDESEQNIKKNLSNFKYRFQNENDVREIFITLSRLKKEGDIEEILRHGLAKNGEMIEGVNELIKFIYGLNSYHSDGYEFFFGKSFSKEPQSPYKRYNMYLRWMVRDSDIDLGLFKNLPKDRLLMPLDVHTHRVSLNLGLINRKSYDFKAVMDLTKKLREFDELDPIKYDFALYRIGQSKELETIIKNLKK; encoded by the coding sequence ATGAGCGAGTTAAAGAGCCTTTTAGACTCGCACGTACTTAGTAAAAATACAAATTTGGGGCTGTTTGAAGCCCCAGATCCACTTCAGGTAGCCACTAAATTTAAAGAGCCAAACATAGCACTCATTTGTGCTTTATTTGCTTATGGCAACGCAAAAATGATAGTGAAATTTCTAAATTCGCTTGATTTTAACTTGCTTGATGAGAGTGAGCAAAATATCAAGAAAAATTTATCAAATTTCAAATACCGCTTTCAAAATGAAAATGATGTGAGAGAAATTTTTATTACTCTCTCACGCCTTAAAAAAGAGGGTGACATAGAGGAAATTTTACGCCATGGTCTTGCAAAAAATGGTGAGATGATAGAGGGCGTAAATGAGCTTATTAAATTTATTTACGGGCTAAATTCTTACCACTCGGACGGATATGAGTTTTTCTTTGGCAAGAGCTTTAGTAAAGAGCCACAAAGCCCATATAAACGCTATAATATGTATCTTCGCTGGATGGTTAGAGATAGCGACATCGACCTTGGGCTATTTAAAAACTTACCAAAAGATAGGCTTTTGATGCCGCTTGATGTTCATACGCATAGAGTTTCTTTAAATTTAGGACTTATAAACAGAAAGAGCTACGATTTCAAAGCAGTCATGGATCTTACAAAAAAACTTAGAGAATTTGACGAGCTAGACCCGATAAAATACGACTTCGCGCTTTATAGAATAGGGCAGAGTAAAGAGTTAGAAACTATCATAAAAAATCTCAAAAAATAA
- a CDS encoding superoxide dismutase family protein, producing the protein MKKIVLLSAVLGTLLFAHEGHHFDAKAGEHLVIPVNELSEKGDKSVGEVVAVKTNYGVAFFPNLKGLTAGLHGFHIHENADCGATEKGLGMKAGGHWDPAGTKMHSFAWDDKGHKGDLPALYVDAEGNANYPVLAPKIKSLDELKGHSLMVHVGGDNHSDNPKALGGGGARMLCGVIK; encoded by the coding sequence ATGAAAAAAATCGTTTTACTAAGTGCAGTTCTAGGAACTTTGCTTTTTGCTCACGAAGGTCATCACTTTGATGCAAAAGCTGGAGAGCATCTAGTTATACCTGTTAATGAACTAAGCGAGAAGGGCGATAAGAGTGTCGGCGAAGTAGTAGCTGTTAAGACAAACTACGGCGTTGCATTTTTTCCAAATTTAAAAGGACTTACTGCAGGACTACACGGATTTCACATCCATGAAAATGCTGACTGTGGTGCGACTGAAAAAGGCCTTGGTATGAAAGCAGGCGGTCACTGGGATCCAGCTGGCACAAAGATGCACTCTTTTGCATGGGACGACAAGGGTCACAAAGGCGATTTGCCAGCACTTTACGTAGATGCTGAGGGCAATGCGAACTATCCAGTGCTAGCCCCAAAGATAAAAAGTCTTGACGAGCTAAAAGGTCACTCATTAATGGTTCATGTTGGTGGTGATAATCATAGCGACAATCCAAAAGCACTTGGCGGTGGCGGTGCTAGAATGCTTTGTGGCGTTATTAAGTAA
- a CDS encoding TSUP family transporter yields the protein MDFDLLSYVVFFIAAFLGGFIDSIAGGGGLITLPAIMAMGVPPHLALGTNKLQGVFGSFTATLNFTKRGLINYKECFVGIIFTFIGAIIGAVVILFLNTNFLKIIIPFLLIAIFIYTLFMPKVGENDRAAKMNEKLFYVVFGLILGFYDGFFGPGTGSFWTFAIVALIGLNLKKAVAHTKLLNFTSNIVALGIFIAGGQMLWAVGFLMAVGQILGAYFGSNLVIKKEVKFIRTMFLMVVAVTICKLIFDYFRV from the coding sequence ATGGATTTTGATCTACTTAGTTATGTCGTTTTTTTTATAGCTGCGTTTTTAGGTGGTTTTATCGATTCTATCGCTGGTGGAGGTGGGCTTATAACGCTTCCAGCTATTATGGCGATGGGCGTACCACCACATCTTGCACTTGGCACAAATAAGCTTCAAGGTGTCTTTGGCAGCTTTACAGCGACTTTAAATTTCACAAAACGGGGATTAATTAATTATAAAGAGTGCTTTGTAGGTATCATCTTTACTTTTATTGGAGCTATCATCGGAGCGGTGGTTATCCTATTTTTAAATACAAATTTTTTAAAGATAATTATCCCATTTTTACTGATTGCTATTTTTATCTATACGCTTTTTATGCCAAAAGTCGGCGAAAATGATAGAGCTGCAAAGATGAATGAAAAACTATTTTATGTAGTTTTTGGGCTGATACTTGGCTTTTATGATGGTTTTTTTGGTCCAGGAACAGGCTCTTTTTGGACATTTGCGATAGTGGCATTGATTGGGCTAAATTTAAAAAAGGCTGTCGCTCATACGAAACTCTTAAATTTTACTAGCAATATCGTTGCTCTTGGTATTTTTATAGCCGGCGGACAGATGCTTTGGGCTGTTGGATTTTTGATGGCAGTTGGTCAAATTTTAGGCGCATATTTTGGATCAAATCTTGTCATTAAAAAAGAGGTCAAATTTATTAGAACAATGTTTCTAATGGTAGTTGCAGTGACTATTTGTAAATTGA